In one Buteo buteo chromosome 10, bButBut1.hap1.1, whole genome shotgun sequence genomic region, the following are encoded:
- the DEPDC1 gene encoding DEP domain-containing protein 1A isoform X4: MTNTSKHGVVILQNKSEDLPHWVLSAMKCLAYWPRNNDMSQPTYSGFERDVFRTVADYFLNLPEPLLTFEYYELFVNILVMCGYITIPDICSGKHSVQDEKCDPQPSKTLHLNSFKSTECLLLSLLRKEPDKKKKDYEASRKSSSEELAIEKQCAKKLQQYKLTCKQGSADNLIGGSCQNLSGFRNEQDPPRVFRTRCYSLERIGDATSSVCNKGEADSLRQSDVNTILGTRNGKQSLPYEHKANSVLGLGFDNTCQKQTHGIKRASASTLQNKELFNENHGSRQICRSLSLLGKRDSKSCASINVPVAEITVKPRSQLCGQGKPNTSGVASSVDVRTEVSDITIKKRLCKSTTELSEYFFTHSYMLTGTQNLLQPHLERIAVEALQICCLLLPPPNRRKIQLLMRMISRISENVDMPRLHDAMGTRSLMIQTFSRCVLCCAEEVDLDELLSTRLVSFLMDHQQEIFKVPTYLQVAVRDHIEYMKMAQCKHPKEEICAILPTYSYCKQITPQEFEEQKVSTSQAAVTELLENIIKDKNLSVKDKKKKLKQFQKEYPLIYQNRFPTTENEAMLFDNKPTIKQPMLSLRKPRLRSLRY; encoded by the exons ATGACTAACACGAGCAAACACGGTGTTGTTATTTTGCAGAACAAATCAG aagaCCTCCCTCACTGGGTGTTGTCAGCTATGAAATGCCTCGCATACT GGCCTAGAAATAATGACATGAGCCAACCAACTTACAGTGGGTTTGAACGGGATGTATTCAGAACAGTTGCTGATTACTTTCTCAATCTCCCTGAACCATTACTTACTTTTGAATACTATGAactttttgttaatattttag TTATGTGTGGCTACATCACAATTCCAGATATATGCAGTGGAAAACATTCTGTCCAAGATGAGAAATGTGACCCACAACCTTCAAAAACTCTTCACTTGAACTCTTTCAAGTCAACTGAGTGTCTTCTTCTAAGCCTGCTTCGCAAAGaacctgacaaaaaaaagaaagactacGAAGCTTCCAGGAAGTCTTCTTCAGAAGAGCTAGCTATTGAAAAACAATGTGCAAAAAAATTGCAGCAATATAAACTGACATGTAAACAAGGTAGTGCTGATAATCTAATAGGAGGAAGTTGTCAAAATCTTTCAGGTTTCAGGAATGAACAAGATCCACCTCGAGTGTTTAGGACAAGATGTTACTCTTTGGAAAGAATTGGAGATGCTACTTCAAGTGTATGTAATAAAGGAGAAGCTGATTCCCTCAGGCAAAGTGATGTGAACACCATCCTGGGcacaagaaatggaaaacagtcaCTACCGTATGAACATAAAGCTAATTCTGTACTGGGGCTTGGTTTTGATAACACATGTCAAAAACAAACCCATGGTATCAAGAGAGCGTCTGCCTCAACTCTTCAGAATAAAGAGCTATTTAATGAAAATCACGGATCGAGGCAAATATGCAGGTCTCTGAGTTTACTTGGCAAAAGGGACTCCAAAAGTTGCGCTAGCATTAATGTACCAGTTGCTGAAATCACAGTAAAGCCAAGGTCTCAACTTTGTGGGCAAGGAAAACCAAATACCTCTGGTGTGGCTTCTTCAGTGGACGTCAGGACTGAGGTTTCTGATATCACCATCAAAAAAAGACTCTGCAAAAGTACCACAGAACTCTCAGAATACTTTTTCACTCACTCTTATATGTTGACTGGCACGCAAA ATCTCCTTCAGCCTCATTTAGAAAGAATTGCCGTTGAAGCACTACAGATATGTTGTTTGTTGCTTCCGCCACCAAATCGTAGAAAGATTCAGCTCCTAATGCGTATGATCTCTCGGATCAGTGAAAATGTTGATATGCCACGACTGCATGATGCAATGGGCACACGTTCTTTG ATGATACAGACTTTTTCTCGATGCGTGCTATGCTGTGCAGAAGAAGTAGATCTTGATGAGCTGCTTTCTACACGATTAGTTTCATTTCTAATGGACCATcaacaagaaatatttaaagtacCAACTTACCTGCAGGTTGCAGTGCGAGATCACATAGAATACATGAAGATGGCTCAG TGCAAACATCCAAAGGAAGAAATTTGTGCCATATTGCCCACATATTCATACTGCAAACAAATAACTCCTCAGGAGTTTGAAGAACAAAAGGTTTCTACCTCTCAAGCTGCAGTGACAGAGCTCTTGGAGAACATTATCAAAGATAAAAACCTGTctgtaaaagacaaaaagaagaagTTAAAACAG TTTCAGAAGGAATACCCTTTAATCTACCAGAACAGATTTCCAactacagaaaatgaagcaatgCTATTTGATAACAAACCTACCATCAAACAACCAATGCTTAGCCTAAGAAAACCAAGACTTCGTAGCCTAAGATACTAA